The Lentzea guizhouensis genome contains a region encoding:
- a CDS encoding transketolase family protein gives MSTPTKRLTTSAMIASFADEGQRTAKAPFGQALVRLARERTDVVGLSADLAKYTDMHVFRDAFPERFFQMGMAEQVMLGAAAGLAEVGLVPFASTYSVFATRRAYDFLCLDIAEPSLNVNVVGALPGLTTGYGPSHQATEDLAILRGMPNLTIVDPCDSVDIEQAVPALAATPGPTYMRLLRGNVPTVLDEYDYTFELGKAALLRPGRDVLMISTGLMTMRALQAAQRLERDHIDVAVLHTPTIKPFDTAAVLRETAGDRLVVTLENHSVVGGLAESVASCLAFAGRGRRIVPVALPDEFLAAGALPTLHDRYGLSVDAVTARVRAEL, from the coding sequence ATGAGCACCCCGACCAAGAGGCTCACCACGTCGGCGATGATCGCGTCGTTCGCCGACGAGGGTCAGCGCACCGCGAAGGCGCCGTTCGGGCAGGCCCTGGTCCGGCTCGCCCGGGAACGCACGGACGTCGTCGGCCTGTCCGCCGACCTCGCCAAGTACACCGACATGCACGTGTTCCGCGACGCGTTCCCCGAGCGGTTCTTCCAGATGGGCATGGCCGAGCAGGTCATGCTCGGCGCCGCGGCGGGTCTCGCCGAGGTGGGCCTGGTGCCGTTCGCGTCGACCTACTCGGTGTTCGCCACCCGGCGCGCGTACGACTTCCTGTGCCTCGACATCGCCGAACCGTCGCTCAACGTCAACGTCGTCGGCGCGCTGCCCGGTCTCACCACCGGGTACGGGCCGAGCCACCAGGCCACCGAGGACCTCGCGATCCTGCGCGGCATGCCGAACCTGACGATCGTCGACCCGTGCGACTCGGTCGACATCGAACAGGCCGTGCCGGCCCTGGCCGCAACCCCCGGCCCCACCTACATGAGGTTGTTGCGCGGCAACGTGCCGACGGTGCTCGACGAGTACGACTACACCTTCGAGCTCGGCAAGGCCGCTCTGCTGCGACCGGGCCGGGACGTGCTCATGATCTCCACCGGGCTGATGACGATGCGTGCTCTGCAAGCGGCACAACGGCTCGAGCGCGACCACATCGACGTGGCCGTGCTGCACACGCCGACGATCAAGCCGTTCGACACCGCGGCGGTGCTGCGGGAGACGGCGGGGGACCGGCTGGTGGTCACGCTGGAGAACCACTCGGTGGTCGGCGGCCTCGCCGAGTCCGTCGCGTCCTGCCTGGCGTTCGCGGGCCGGGGCAGGCGGATCGTGCCGGTCGCGTTGCCGGACGAGTTCCTCGCCGCGGGCGCACTGCCCACCCTGCACG